A single Lactuca sativa cultivar Salinas chromosome 8, Lsat_Salinas_v11, whole genome shotgun sequence DNA region contains:
- the LOC111908353 gene encoding uncharacterized protein LOC111908353: MASGAAGDGVFGNVFGGCISSDDISIERRPYHRNCSCALHRSGETNCPHTSHHKVSYPIRRSWSEGCLVAMLASNSAPSPGSSPCCPSSPAPTAPVTARLPPHVPNHQLNH, translated from the coding sequence ATGGCGTCTGGAGCCGCCGGAGACGGGGTATTCGGAAACGTATTCGGAGGATGCATTTCCAGTGACGACATTAGTATCGAGAGGAGGCCGTACCACCGCAACTGCAGCTGCGCTCTTCATAGATCCGGCGAAACCAATTGCCCTCACACATCTCATCACAAAGTCTCCTACCCTATCAGACGATCCTGGAGCGAAGGTTGTCTTGTGGCGATGTTGGCATCAAACTCTGCGCCTTCTCCTGGTTCTTCCCCTTGTTGTCCTTCTTCACCGGCACCGACTGCTCCAGTTACGGCGAGATTGCCGCCGCATGTGCCGAATCATCAGTTAAATCATTAG